A part of Desulfomicrobium baculatum DSM 4028 genomic DNA contains:
- a CDS encoding hemolysin family protein: MSGDFFLLVVVVFLALGLSFLCSVAEAVLLSITPSYIASLRERNPARAEVLKKLRLEKVDQSLAAILTLNTIAHTVGAIVAGAQALVVFGNAWIGLFSAVMTALILFLSEIVPKTIGAVYWQAFVGVTAHFVNMLITVLYPLVWLSNGLTKLISRGKKAHVFSREEFIAMAGIGEQSGHLEEHEFRIIRNIFRFGSVNITAVMTPRTVMTALQQDMTIADSLPFVTKTPFSRLPVYGADLDDITGVVLKDEVLICMSRGGCEGSLESLKRQILSVPDSLSLSDLLEFFLDQRQHLAIVLDEYGGTRGLVTLEDVVETLFGMEIVDEMDSVADMQALARQQWKKRAQSLGIFEQDEDVEPGKSIRS, translated from the coding sequence ATGAGCGGGGATTTTTTTCTGCTGGTCGTCGTTGTTTTTTTGGCCTTGGGTTTGTCGTTTTTGTGTTCAGTGGCCGAGGCCGTGCTTTTAAGCATCACCCCGTCCTATATCGCCAGTTTGCGTGAAAGGAATCCCGCACGGGCGGAGGTCCTGAAGAAACTGCGTCTGGAGAAAGTGGATCAGTCCCTGGCCGCGATTTTGACCCTGAACACCATCGCCCACACGGTGGGCGCCATTGTGGCAGGCGCTCAGGCTCTCGTGGTTTTCGGCAATGCGTGGATCGGCCTTTTTTCGGCGGTGATGACGGCGCTTATCCTGTTTTTGTCCGAGATCGTACCCAAGACCATCGGTGCCGTGTACTGGCAGGCCTTCGTCGGAGTGACGGCGCATTTCGTCAACATGTTGATCACGGTTCTCTATCCCCTTGTCTGGCTGTCCAATGGGCTGACCAAGCTGATATCCCGAGGGAAAAAAGCGCATGTCTTCAGCCGCGAGGAGTTTATCGCCATGGCCGGAATCGGGGAACAGTCCGGACATCTGGAGGAGCATGAATTCCGAATCATCCGCAACATCTTCCGCTTCGGGTCCGTAAACATCACCGCCGTGATGACTCCGCGCACGGTCATGACGGCCCTGCAGCAGGACATGACCATTGCCGACTCCCTGCCTTTTGTCACCAAGACCCCTTTTTCCAGACTGCCCGTCTACGGCGCGGATCTGGATGACATCACCGGCGTCGTGCTCAAGGACGAGGTGCTGATCTGCATGTCCCGGGGCGGCTGCGAGGGCTCTTTGGAATCCTTGAAGCGCCAGATACTTTCCGTGCCTGACAGCCTGTCCCTTTCTGATCTGTTGGAGTTTTTTCTTGACCAGCGTCAGCACTTGGCCATCGTCTTGGACGAATACGGTGGGACTCGGGGATTGGTTACCCTGGAGGATGTGGTGGAGACCCTCTTTGGCATGGAGATCGTGGATGAGATGGACAGCGTGGCCGACATGCAGGCCCTGGCCCGGCAGCAATGGAAAAAAAGAGCTCAGTCCCTTGGCATTTTCGAACAGGACGAGGACGTTGAACCCGGTAAAAGCATTCGTTCGTGA
- a CDS encoding ArsR/SmtB family transcription factor, which yields MERIAETLKALSDPTRLRIVSLLRHGELCVCDLTEALQTPQSKVSRHLAFLKNAGWVRARRSGKWVYYQILDSEPSLQASIAQALTMHIAKHPVCLEDDRRYFDYLATKSSRSCD from the coding sequence ATGGAAAGAATCGCCGAAACACTCAAAGCCCTATCCGATCCCACACGTCTGCGCATCGTCAGCCTGCTCCGTCACGGGGAACTCTGCGTGTGCGACCTGACGGAAGCCTTGCAAACACCCCAATCCAAAGTCTCACGGCATCTGGCGTTTCTGAAGAACGCCGGATGGGTCAGGGCCCGCCGCAGCGGAAAATGGGTCTACTATCAGATCCTTGATTCCGAACCATCCCTACAGGCCTCAATCGCCCAGGCGCTGACAATGCATATTGCAAAACATCCTGTCTGCCTTGAAGACGACCGGCGTTATTTCGACTATCTTGCAACCAAATCGTCGCGATCCTGTGACTAA
- the betA gene encoding choline dehydrogenase, translating into MKFYDYIIVGGGSAGSVLANRLSANPKTSVLVLEAGLPDFRLDFRIHMPAALTYPLAGKTYNWWYESEPEPHMHNRRIYQPRGKVLGGSSCINGMIHIRGNAMDYEKWAREKGLENWDYARCLPYFKRFEYRLKGTDEYQGGAGPLYLTSPDCDNPLFDAFFQAVQEAGYPLTDVNGYQQEGFGKFDRTTYRGRRWNAARAYVHPVKNRRNLTVKCKATAHRILFEGTRAIGVEYERLGRMHRVNGGEIISCGGAINSPQLLQLSGIGNGSELRELGIPVVHDLPGVGENLQDHLELYVQYACTKPVSMFPALQWWNQPWIGLKWLFGQTGEAATNHFEAGGFVRGNDQVEYPNIQYHFLPIAIRYDGSSPNAGHGYQVHVGPMNTDVRGHVKIKSSDPKEYPSILFNYLSTEQERRDWVDAIRLTRKIMTQPAFDSLRGRELAPGEDVQTDEAILDFVAREGESAYHPSCTCKMGYDDMAVVDSELRVHGVQGLRVVDASIMPYVTNGNIYAPVMMIAEKAADLILGNTPLAPDTAPFYRHEKSTAKEKK; encoded by the coding sequence ATGAAGTTTTATGATTACATCATTGTCGGCGGCGGCTCCGCCGGCAGCGTCCTGGCCAACCGTCTCAGCGCCAACCCCAAAACCAGCGTCCTGGTCCTTGAAGCGGGCCTGCCCGACTTCCGCCTTGATTTCCGCATCCACATGCCTGCGGCCCTGACCTATCCCCTGGCCGGAAAGACCTACAACTGGTGGTACGAATCCGAGCCGGAACCGCACATGCACAACCGGCGCATCTACCAGCCGCGCGGCAAGGTGCTGGGTGGATCAAGCTGCATCAACGGCATGATCCACATTCGCGGCAACGCCATGGATTATGAGAAATGGGCCCGTGAAAAGGGCCTGGAGAACTGGGATTATGCCCGCTGCCTGCCGTACTTCAAGCGCTTTGAATACCGCCTTAAAGGTACGGACGAATATCAGGGCGGCGCAGGCCCGCTGTATCTGACCAGCCCGGATTGCGACAATCCGCTCTTCGACGCCTTTTTCCAGGCCGTGCAGGAGGCCGGATACCCCCTGACCGACGTCAACGGCTATCAGCAGGAAGGGTTCGGCAAGTTCGACCGCACCACCTACCGCGGCCGGCGCTGGAACGCGGCCCGGGCCTACGTCCACCCGGTCAAGAACAGGCGCAACCTGACCGTCAAATGCAAGGCCACGGCCCATCGCATCCTTTTTGAAGGCACCCGCGCCATAGGCGTGGAATACGAACGCCTGGGCCGCATGCACCGCGTGAACGGCGGCGAGATCATCAGCTGCGGCGGGGCCATCAATTCCCCGCAGCTTCTGCAGCTCTCCGGCATCGGCAACGGCTCGGAGCTTCGCGAGCTGGGCATCCCCGTAGTCCACGACCTGCCGGGCGTGGGCGAGAACCTGCAGGACCATCTGGAACTCTATGTGCAGTACGCCTGTACCAAGCCGGTCAGCATGTTCCCGGCGCTCCAGTGGTGGAATCAGCCCTGGATCGGACTGAAATGGCTTTTCGGCCAGACCGGCGAGGCAGCCACCAACCATTTCGAGGCCGGCGGCTTCGTGCGCGGCAACGACCAGGTCGAGTACCCGAACATCCAGTACCACTTTCTGCCCATCGCCATCCGGTATGACGGGTCTTCGCCCAACGCGGGGCATGGTTATCAGGTCCACGTCGGCCCCATGAACACCGACGTGCGTGGTCACGTGAAGATCAAAAGCTCCGATCCCAAAGAATACCCGTCCATCCTGTTCAACTATCTGTCCACGGAACAGGAACGCCGGGACTGGGTCGATGCAATCCGCCTGACCCGAAAGATCATGACCCAACCCGCCTTTGACAGCTTGCGCGGCCGGGAACTGGCCCCGGGCGAAGACGTGCAGACCGACGAGGCGATCCTCGATTTCGTGGCCCGGGAAGGCGAGAGCGCCTACCACCCGAGCTGCACCTGCAAGATGGGCTACGACGACATGGCCGTGGTCGACAGCGAACTGCGCGTGCATGGCGTGCAGGGACTGCGCGTGGTCGACGCCTCGATCATGCCCTATGTGACCAACGGCAACATTTACGCGCCGGTGATGATGATCGCCGAGAAGGCGGCCGACCTGATCCTTGGCAACACGCCGCTCGCCCCCGACACCGCGCCCTTCTACCGGCACGAAAAAAGCACGGCCAAGGAGAAGAAATGA
- a CDS encoding ABC transporter substrate-binding protein: MTIATLKKTIPVLVLLLALFIAPAQASRDDVRITSVGWTDVTVTSELAVAILQSLGYSSSNMMTSLPICYQALATNEADVFLGNWMPSMESVARPHFDSGNVIQLVPNMTGAKYTLAVPSYVAAGGLKDFKDIAKYGDKLEWKIYGIEEGNDGNDIIESMIDKNMFGLGKFELVASSESGMLAQVQSFMREKKWIVFLGWSPHSMNEKIDMTYLTGSTDDTFGPNDGTATVYTNVRKGLPQDMPNVTRFLQNYVVPVTMMNSIMVTMHEKPEMKARDAALDWVTAHPDMAATWLESVTTKEGKPGLPAFLKLLESRK; encoded by the coding sequence ATGACCATTGCAACACTGAAAAAAACCATCCCCGTCCTTGTCCTTCTACTCGCCCTCTTCATCGCTCCGGCTCAGGCCAGCCGCGACGACGTGCGCATCACCAGCGTCGGGTGGACCGATGTCACCGTGACCAGCGAGCTGGCCGTGGCCATTTTGCAGAGCCTTGGCTACTCCTCCTCCAACATGATGACCTCCCTGCCCATCTGCTATCAGGCCCTGGCCACGAACGAGGCCGACGTGTTCCTCGGCAACTGGATGCCGTCCATGGAAAGCGTAGCGCGTCCCCATTTCGATTCCGGCAACGTCATCCAGCTTGTGCCGAACATGACCGGAGCCAAATACACCCTGGCCGTGCCGAGCTACGTGGCCGCAGGCGGCCTCAAGGATTTCAAGGACATCGCCAAGTACGGCGACAAGCTGGAATGGAAGATCTACGGCATCGAGGAAGGTAACGACGGCAATGACATCATCGAATCCATGATCGACAAGAACATGTTCGGCCTCGGCAAGTTCGAGCTGGTCGCCTCCAGCGAATCCGGCATGCTGGCCCAGGTGCAATCCTTCATGCGTGAAAAGAAATGGATCGTCTTTCTGGGATGGTCCCCGCACAGCATGAACGAAAAGATCGACATGACGTACCTGACGGGCAGCACGGACGACACCTTCGGACCGAACGACGGCACGGCCACGGTCTACACCAACGTGCGCAAGGGACTGCCGCAGGACATGCCCAACGTAACCCGTTTTCTGCAGAACTACGTCGTGCCCGTAACCATGATGAACTCCATCATGGTCACCATGCACGAAAAGCCTGAAATGAAAGCCCGCGATGCGGCCCTGGACTGGGTGACCGCGCATCCGGACATGGCCGCCACATGGCTTGAAAGCGTGACCACCAAGGAAGGCAAGCCCGGCCTGCCCGCCTTCCTGAAGCTGCTTGAATCCCGCAAGTAA
- a CDS encoding response regulator — protein MNQGKTSVVLTIDDDQAVRESLANFLEDFGYEVLQAGDGQQGLEVFAANRPDLILVDLRMPRMDGLQVLARVQELSPQTPIMVISGAGDIRDVVEALRRGAWDYLVKPIQDMNILLHSVETCLERARLQRQNLEYQQSLEESLEKLHRTQKEMIQSAKMAALGDLVAGVAHEVNTPIGVSVTAASFLAERTRQLRELYGKGEMKRSDLEKYLALAEESSGSVLSNLERAAELVQSFKKVAADQSSEEKRVFEMKNYLEQILLSLRPQFKRTPHQVRMDCPDDLSLDSYPGAIMQIITNLIMNSLIHGFADGRPGEISIKVEQAGENVVLTYRDTGIGMDREQKERIYDPFYTTTRGSGGTGLGMNIVYNLVTQTLKGSIMLETSPGQGAVFYLTLPRDPDRVVDVSGNPS, from the coding sequence ATGAACCAGGGCAAGACATCCGTGGTGCTGACCATCGATGACGATCAGGCGGTGCGTGAGAGTCTTGCCAATTTTCTGGAGGATTTCGGGTATGAAGTCTTGCAGGCCGGAGATGGACAGCAAGGGCTGGAGGTCTTTGCCGCCAATCGGCCCGACCTGATCCTGGTGGACCTGCGCATGCCGCGCATGGACGGATTGCAGGTCCTGGCGCGGGTGCAGGAACTTTCGCCCCAGACGCCCATCATGGTCATCTCGGGGGCCGGAGACATTCGTGACGTGGTGGAGGCGCTGCGGCGGGGCGCATGGGATTATCTGGTCAAGCCCATTCAGGACATGAACATTCTCTTGCATTCGGTGGAGACGTGTCTGGAGCGGGCCCGTTTGCAGCGTCAGAACCTCGAATATCAGCAAAGTCTCGAAGAGTCCCTTGAGAAACTGCATCGCACCCAAAAGGAGATGATCCAGTCTGCCAAGATGGCGGCGCTGGGGGATCTGGTGGCGGGGGTGGCCCATGAGGTCAACACGCCCATCGGGGTCAGCGTTACGGCGGCGTCCTTTCTGGCCGAACGGACGAGGCAGCTGCGGGAGTTGTACGGGAAAGGGGAGATGAAGCGCTCGGATCTGGAGAAATACCTGGCCCTGGCCGAGGAGTCTTCCGGGTCGGTGCTTTCCAATCTGGAGCGGGCCGCAGAGCTGGTGCAGAGTTTCAAGAAGGTCGCCGCGGACCAGAGCTCTGAAGAGAAGCGCGTCTTCGAGATGAAGAATTATCTGGAACAGATTCTCCTCAGCCTGCGTCCGCAGTTCAAGCGCACTCCGCATCAGGTGCGCATGGACTGCCCGGACGACCTGTCCCTTGATTCCTACCCCGGCGCGATCATGCAGATCATCACCAACCTGATCATGAACTCTCTTATTCACGGCTTCGCGGACGGACGGCCCGGTGAGATATCCATCAAGGTGGAGCAGGCCGGAGAAAACGTGGTGCTGACGTACCGCGACACGGGCATCGGCATGGACCGTGAGCAAAAGGAGCGTATCTACGATCCGTTTTACACCACTACACGAGGCTCCGGCGGTACGGGTCTGGGCATGAACATCGTCTACAATCTGGTCACCCAGACCCTGAAAGGTTCCATCATGCTGGAAACCAGCCCCGGGCAGGGCGCCGTGTTCTATTTGACCTTGCCCAGAGATCCGGACCGGGTCGTCGATGTATCCGGAAATCCCTCGTAG
- a CDS encoding ATP-binding protein, with the protein MATSSRILSTDVSGRLGRKLLFWILLGSTVFTLLGTAVQLTFDYRNDKEAMLAQLEQIRTSRLSSLTSALWHLDEAQVLVQLEGILEMRDIMYAEVITPEGIRYFRGKQAEEKNLYVQKFPLQYRALERIDLIGTLIVAADKSALQRRLRDKILVIGITQGVQIFLVAVLVVFIFYMLVTRHLRRMALYTSGLTIDRLQEPLSLDKTSSKPDEIDIVVRAFNDMRENLLRDIKHREKAEQKLKEAEGYIRNILDSMPSILISVDVDGRVTQWNQQAVLKTGVSAEEAMGRRVTDVCPNAPVSMDQVRAAVSSGLPVKIPKVPRKKEDMVEYMDVTVYPLTTNNVQGAVIRIDDATERVRLEEMLIQSEKMISVGGLAAGMAHEINNPLAGILQNGQVIRNRMSLELPANRKLAEELGTDMALIHGYFERRGCLRMMDSIMDSGLRAARIVENMLSFSRKNTLRMAEVDICGLLDRTLELAANDYDLKKQYDFRKIRIVREYEENLPLICCEESKIQQVFFNLIRNGAQAMGSQDRPPCFILRVMKAGKEVRIEIEDNGPGMSEELRKRVFEPFFTTKRVGEGTGLGLSVSYFLIVENHGGRIDVDSSPGKGSVFIIHLPLVPADQDADGAS; encoded by the coding sequence ATGGCGACCTCCTCTCGAATCCTCTCAACCGATGTCAGCGGACGACTGGGTCGCAAACTGCTGTTCTGGATTCTGCTCGGGAGCACCGTGTTCACGCTGCTCGGCACTGCGGTGCAGCTGACATTCGACTACCGCAACGACAAGGAAGCCATGCTCGCGCAGCTGGAGCAGATCCGCACATCGCGCCTGTCCAGCCTGACCAGCGCCCTGTGGCATCTGGACGAAGCGCAGGTTCTGGTCCAGCTTGAAGGGATTCTGGAGATGCGGGACATCATGTACGCAGAGGTGATCACTCCAGAGGGGATACGGTATTTCCGTGGCAAGCAGGCCGAAGAGAAGAACCTGTACGTGCAAAAATTTCCTCTCCAGTACAGGGCCCTGGAGCGCATAGATCTGATCGGCACACTCATCGTCGCCGCCGACAAGAGCGCCCTCCAGCGCAGGCTGCGGGACAAGATTCTGGTCATCGGCATCACCCAGGGCGTGCAGATATTTCTGGTGGCCGTCCTTGTTGTCTTCATTTTTTACATGCTGGTCACCCGCCATTTGCGCCGGATGGCTCTTTACACCTCCGGGCTGACCATTGACAGATTGCAGGAGCCGCTCTCGCTGGACAAGACCTCGTCCAAGCCCGACGAGATCGATATTGTGGTCCGCGCCTTCAACGACATGCGCGAGAACCTGCTCCGGGATATCAAGCACCGGGAAAAGGCCGAGCAGAAGCTCAAAGAGGCCGAAGGCTACATCCGCAACATTCTTGATTCGATGCCGTCGATTCTGATCTCTGTCGATGTGGACGGCCGCGTGACCCAATGGAACCAGCAAGCGGTACTCAAAACCGGTGTTTCGGCGGAAGAGGCCATGGGGCGTCGTGTCACGGATGTGTGTCCAAATGCTCCGGTCAGCATGGATCAGGTCAGGGCTGCGGTAAGTTCCGGGCTCCCGGTCAAGATACCCAAGGTGCCCAGAAAAAAGGAAGACATGGTCGAGTATATGGATGTCACGGTCTATCCCCTGACGACCAACAATGTGCAAGGTGCGGTTATCCGCATAGACGATGCCACGGAGCGGGTGCGGCTCGAAGAAATGCTGATCCAGTCGGAGAAGATGATTTCCGTCGGCGGTCTCGCTGCGGGCATGGCCCACGAGATCAACAATCCTCTGGCTGGAATTTTGCAAAACGGGCAGGTCATCAGAAACAGGATGTCTCTGGAGTTGCCCGCGAACAGGAAGCTGGCGGAAGAGCTTGGAACCGACATGGCCTTGATTCATGGCTATTTTGAGCGCCGCGGCTGCCTACGCATGATGGATTCGATCATGGATTCGGGTTTGCGGGCCGCGCGGATAGTGGAGAACATGCTTTCTTTCAGCCGCAAGAACACGTTGCGCATGGCCGAGGTCGATATCTGCGGCCTGCTGGATCGCACTCTTGAACTTGCGGCCAATGACTATGATCTCAAAAAGCAGTATGACTTCCGCAAGATCAGGATTGTCCGCGAATATGAGGAAAACCTGCCACTGATCTGTTGCGAGGAAAGCAAGATTCAGCAGGTCTTCTTCAACCTGATCCGTAACGGAGCGCAGGCCATGGGATCGCAGGACCGCCCTCCCTGCTTCATTCTGCGGGTCATGAAGGCCGGCAAAGAGGTGCGGATTGAGATCGAGGACAATGGCCCGGGCATGTCCGAAGAGTTGCGCAAAAGGGTTTTCGAGCCCTTTTTTACCACCAAACGGGTGGGGGAAGGCACCGGCCTTGGCCTTTCCGTGTCCTATTTTCTGATAGTTGAAAATCATGGCGGCAGGATTGATGTGGACTCCAGTCCCGGCAAGGGCTCTGTCTTCATCATTCATCTGCCTCTCGTTCCGGCTGACCAGGACGCCGACGGAGCTTCATAA
- the zupT gene encoding zinc transporter ZupT has protein sequence MNEVWFALALTTFAGLATGIGSIIAFTAKLSSYRFLSVATGFSAGVMLYVSFVEIFFKGQEALVEHYGDPAGYWVNVASFFGGMLLIGLIDNFIPEETNPHEIPSETDADKLHGKVSTLLHIGEHSCGLAKTPAKPQPGHEKKLLRMGLFTALAIGIHNFPEGLATFLAALEDPSLGVAIAIAIALHNIPEGVSVSVPIYYATGKRRTAFFYSFLSGLAEPIGAGIAYLGILFFAGGPGGVLPAQLMGILFGGVAGIMVYISLDELLPTSRAYGEGHDSLFGLVGGMAVMALSLLLMR, from the coding sequence ATGAATGAAGTCTGGTTTGCCCTGGCTCTGACCACCTTCGCAGGACTGGCTACGGGGATCGGCAGCATCATCGCCTTTACGGCCAAGTTGTCCAGTTACCGTTTTTTGTCCGTGGCCACGGGGTTTTCGGCGGGCGTGATGCTCTACGTCTCTTTTGTGGAGATTTTCTTCAAGGGGCAGGAGGCTCTGGTCGAGCACTATGGCGATCCGGCGGGATATTGGGTCAACGTGGCTTCGTTCTTCGGCGGAATGCTGCTGATCGGACTGATCGATAATTTCATTCCCGAAGAGACCAACCCGCATGAGATCCCTTCCGAGACCGACGCCGACAAGTTGCACGGCAAGGTCTCTACCCTGTTGCATATCGGGGAGCACAGCTGCGGGCTGGCCAAGACTCCTGCCAAACCCCAGCCGGGACATGAGAAGAAGCTTCTGCGCATGGGCCTTTTCACCGCCCTGGCCATCGGCATTCACAACTTTCCCGAGGGCTTGGCCACGTTTTTGGCGGCGTTGGAGGATCCGAGCCTTGGCGTCGCCATTGCCATCGCCATCGCTTTGCACAACATCCCCGAGGGCGTGAGCGTCTCGGTGCCCATCTATTACGCCACAGGGAAGCGCAGGACGGCTTTTTTCTACTCGTTTTTGAGCGGACTGGCCGAGCCGATCGGGGCGGGCATCGCCTATCTGGGCATCCTCTTTTTCGCCGGCGGGCCGGGCGGGGTGTTGCCTGCACAGCTTATGGGCATTCTCTTCGGCGGAGTGGCCGGGATCATGGTCTACATCAGCCTTGACGAACTCCTGCCCACCAGCCGGGCCTACGGAGAAGGGCATGACAGCCTGTTCGGCCTGGTTGGCGGCATGGCGGTCATGGCGCTCAGTCTGCTCTTGATGCGCTGA
- the betB gene encoding betaine-aldehyde dehydrogenase codes for MMEKMMHVDGRWTRAHSAATRDIINPFDQSVIATVSEGNREDARDAINAARRAFDQGPWPKTTGPERGRQLLRLADLIERDAEELARLETLNTGKTLEESRWDMADITGIFRYYAGLADKDAGEVIAAPVPDATSMVVREPVGVCGQISPWNYPLLQAAWKLAPALAAGCTVVMKPSEITPLTSIKVTELCAEAGFPEGVVNLVLGPGATVGAELAENPAVDLISFTGGIETGKTIMRAAATNVKKVALELGGKNPNIIFDDADFDTALDYILNGVFFHAGQICSAGARVLLQDGIHDRMVEALAERMSKIRVGDGMTDGTQMGPLISAAHRDKVESYIRIARKEGARLLLGGKRPADPALANGFFVEPTLFTDCANDMRIVQEEVFGPVITIERFSTEDEALVRANSTVYGLSAGFWTRDPDRIRRMSSGLRFGTVWVNDFNVYFTQAPWGGYKQSGLGRELGRQGLEEYTEVKHIFQNHNARPINWFGV; via the coding sequence ATGATGGAAAAAATGATGCACGTCGACGGCCGCTGGACCCGCGCCCACTCCGCGGCCACGCGGGACATCATCAATCCCTTCGACCAGAGCGTCATCGCGACCGTTTCGGAAGGAAACCGCGAAGACGCCCGTGACGCCATAAACGCGGCGCGGCGCGCCTTCGACCAGGGTCCGTGGCCCAAGACCACGGGCCCGGAGCGCGGGCGGCAACTGCTGCGACTGGCGGACCTGATCGAACGCGACGCCGAGGAACTGGCCCGCCTTGAGACCCTGAACACCGGCAAAACCCTGGAAGAGAGCCGCTGGGACATGGCCGACATCACGGGCATCTTCCGCTATTACGCAGGGCTTGCGGACAAGGACGCGGGCGAGGTCATCGCCGCTCCGGTGCCGGACGCGACAAGCATGGTCGTGCGAGAGCCCGTGGGCGTGTGCGGGCAGATCTCGCCCTGGAACTATCCCCTGTTGCAGGCCGCCTGGAAACTGGCTCCGGCCCTGGCCGCCGGCTGCACCGTGGTCATGAAGCCAAGTGAAATCACGCCCTTGACCAGCATAAAAGTCACCGAACTGTGCGCGGAGGCCGGATTTCCGGAGGGCGTGGTCAACCTGGTCCTTGGCCCCGGGGCCACGGTCGGGGCGGAGCTGGCCGAAAACCCCGCCGTTGACCTCATCTCCTTCACTGGCGGCATCGAGACCGGCAAGACCATCATGCGCGCGGCGGCGACAAACGTGAAAAAGGTTGCCCTGGAACTGGGCGGCAAAAACCCCAACATCATCTTCGATGACGCCGATTTCGACACGGCCCTGGACTACATTCTGAACGGCGTCTTCTTCCACGCCGGGCAGATCTGTTCCGCCGGAGCCCGCGTCCTGCTGCAGGACGGCATCCACGACCGCATGGTTGAGGCCCTGGCGGAGCGCATGTCCAAGATCCGCGTGGGAGACGGGATGACGGACGGCACCCAGATGGGCCCTCTCATCTCGGCCGCGCACCGCGACAAGGTGGAAAGCTACATCCGCATTGCCCGCAAAGAAGGGGCCAGGCTGCTGCTGGGAGGCAAGCGCCCGGCTGATCCGGCCCTGGCCAATGGCTTTTTCGTGGAGCCGACCCTGTTCACGGACTGCGCGAATGACATGCGCATCGTGCAGGAGGAGGTCTTCGGCCCGGTCATCACCATCGAGCGCTTCAGCACCGAAGACGAGGCGCTGGTCCGGGCCAACAGCACGGTCTACGGTCTGTCCGCCGGCTTCTGGACCCGCGATCCGGACCGCATCCGCCGCATGTCATCGGGCCTGCGCTTCGGCACGGTCTGGGTCAACGACTTCAACGTCTATTTCACCCAGGCCCCCTGGGGCGGCTACAAGCAGTCCGGCCTGGGCCGGGAACTGGGGCGGCAGGGCCTGGAAGAGTACACGGAAGTCAAACACATTTTCCAGAACCACAACGCCCGGCCGATCAACTGGTTCGGCGTGTAG
- a CDS encoding response regulator: protein MVQNTMAESTTKVLVLDDEPNIRESLAEYLMDCGFVTLTAESAEDALMLSELGSVAVAVVDIRLGGMDGLEFIKRLHTLHPAVRCLIHTGSTDFQLDNELRDIGLTDREVLFKPVLDMGIFETLILEKVAEGRS from the coding sequence ATGGTGCAGAACACGATGGCGGAAAGCACGACAAAGGTGCTCGTTCTGGATGACGAGCCGAACATTCGGGAAAGTCTGGCTGAGTACCTGATGGACTGCGGCTTTGTCACCCTGACGGCCGAGAGCGCGGAGGACGCCTTGATGCTTTCCGAACTGGGCAGTGTCGCGGTGGCGGTGGTGGATATCCGCCTTGGGGGCATGGATGGCCTGGAGTTCATCAAGCGGTTGCACACCCTGCATCCCGCCGTGCGCTGCCTGATTCACACCGGTTCCACGGATTTTCAGCTGGATAACGAATTGCGGGATATCGGCCTGACGGATCGGGAGGTGCTTTTCAAGCCGGTTCTGGACATGGGTATTTTCGAGACCCTCATTTTGGAAAAGGTCGCGGAGGGCCGGTCATGA